In Streptomyces sp. P3, one DNA window encodes the following:
- a CDS encoding DUF1015 family protein, with translation MNSAGHSEATAPRGLELTPFRGLRYDPDRVGSLAAVTSPPYDVVVRPDGLHHLQDADPYNIVRLILPQATTPEVRNEQAAGTLRRWLAEGVLAADAEPSLYVYEQRHADGMLQRGLIGNLRLSDPSEGTVLPHEDVMPHVVADRAALMRATHANLEPLLLTYRGGGAATEAVDRTAAGPPLLSTTTDDGYSHRLWAITDPAETARVQADLAHHQALIADGHHRWATYLRLRTEHPSPSPWDQGLVLLVDTARYPLRVRAIHRLLHGLPVADALSALAGRFRVRRLDVSLPEALDALADATAAGNAFLLAGDDAFHLVDRPDPALLDRTVPADRPGAWRTLDATVLHATLLAHIWHVPEDDPARIAYIHDTAATVRKARRDGGTAVLLHPVREEVVRDLARQGVMMPRKSTSFGPKPASGLVLRALDV, from the coding sequence ATGAACTCAGCAGGTCACTCGGAAGCGACGGCGCCCCGAGGCCTGGAACTCACCCCGTTCCGAGGCCTGCGCTACGACCCCGACCGGGTCGGCAGTCTCGCCGCCGTCACCTCCCCGCCGTACGACGTCGTGGTCCGCCCCGACGGCCTGCACCACCTCCAGGACGCGGACCCGTACAACATCGTCCGGCTGATCCTCCCTCAGGCCACCACCCCCGAGGTCCGCAACGAACAGGCGGCCGGCACCCTGCGGCGCTGGCTGGCCGAGGGCGTCCTCGCGGCGGACGCCGAGCCCTCCCTGTACGTCTACGAACAGCGGCACGCCGACGGCATGCTCCAGCGCGGTCTCATCGGCAACCTGCGCCTCTCGGATCCGTCGGAGGGCACCGTCCTCCCCCATGAGGACGTCATGCCGCACGTCGTCGCGGACCGCGCGGCGCTGATGCGCGCCACGCACGCGAACCTCGAGCCGCTCCTGCTCACGTACCGGGGCGGCGGCGCCGCGACGGAGGCGGTCGACCGCACGGCCGCCGGCCCCCCGCTGCTGTCGACCACCACGGACGACGGCTACAGCCACCGCCTCTGGGCGATCACGGACCCCGCCGAGACGGCCCGTGTCCAGGCAGACCTCGCGCACCACCAGGCCCTCATCGCCGACGGCCACCACCGCTGGGCGACCTACCTGCGTCTCCGCACGGAACACCCTTCGCCCAGCCCCTGGGACCAGGGTCTGGTCCTTCTGGTCGACACCGCCCGCTACCCCTTGCGCGTCCGCGCCATCCACCGTCTCCTGCACGGCCTGCCGGTCGCCGATGCCCTGTCCGCGCTCGCGGGCCGGTTCCGCGTCCGCCGCCTGGACGTCTCCCTCCCGGAGGCCCTCGACGCCCTCGCGGACGCCACGGCGGCGGGCAACGCGTTCCTGCTGGCGGGCGACGACGCCTTTCACCTCGTCGACCGCCCCGACCCCGCCCTCCTCGACCGCACGGTTCCGGCCGACCGCCCCGGGGCCTGGCGCACCCTGGACGCGACGGTCCTGCACGCCACGCTCCTGGCGCACATATGGCACGTCCCCGAGGACGACCCGGCCCGCATCGCCTACATCCACGACACGGCGGCCACGGTGCGCAAGGCCCGACGCGACGGCGGCACGGCGGTCCTGCTCCACCCCGTCCGCGAGGAGGTCGTCCGCGACCTGGCCCGGCAGGGCGTCATGATGCCCCGCAAGTCCACGTCCTTCGGCCCCAAGCCGGCCTCGGGCCTGGTCCTGCGCGCCCTGGACGTCTGA
- a CDS encoding HAD hydrolase-like protein, producing MSRSVRTRPEASGQALSEAYDTALLDLDGVVYAGGNAIVHAVQSLATARAGGMRLAYVTNNALRTPDAVAGHLTELGIPTGAEDVITSAQAVARLISEQVPAGARVLVIGGEGLRVALRERGLVPVESADDDPAAVVQGFGGPDLTWGRFAEASYAVARGVPWFASNTDLTIPSGRGIAPGNGAAVEVVRIATGAEPQVAGKPLPPMHRETILRTGAERPLVVGDRLDTDIEGAFNGEVDSLLVLTGVTDGAQLLAAPPQHRPTYVDRDLRGMLTGQPEVTADGGGFRCGGWTAAAGAERLELSGEGENLDGLRALCAAAWSAAGAGVCQLDAGKALARLGL from the coding sequence ATGAGCCGAAGCGTCAGGACGAGGCCCGAGGCCAGTGGGCAGGCCCTGAGCGAGGCGTACGACACGGCGCTGCTCGATCTCGACGGGGTGGTGTACGCGGGCGGGAACGCGATCGTGCACGCGGTCCAGTCGTTGGCCACCGCGCGCGCGGGGGGCATGCGGCTCGCCTATGTCACCAACAACGCGCTGCGCACACCCGACGCGGTAGCCGGACATCTCACGGAGCTGGGGATACCGACGGGCGCCGAGGACGTCATCACCTCGGCGCAGGCGGTGGCGCGGCTGATCAGCGAGCAGGTACCGGCGGGGGCGCGGGTGCTGGTGATCGGCGGGGAGGGCCTGCGGGTCGCACTGCGGGAACGCGGACTCGTGCCCGTGGAGTCGGCGGACGACGATCCGGCGGCCGTGGTGCAGGGCTTCGGCGGGCCCGATCTGACGTGGGGGCGGTTCGCGGAGGCGTCGTACGCGGTCGCGCGCGGGGTGCCGTGGTTCGCGTCCAACACGGATCTGACGATTCCCAGTGGGCGGGGGATCGCGCCGGGCAACGGTGCGGCGGTCGAGGTCGTGCGGATCGCGACCGGCGCCGAGCCGCAGGTGGCGGGGAAGCCGTTGCCCCCGATGCACCGGGAGACGATCCTGCGGACGGGCGCGGAGCGGCCGTTGGTCGTCGGGGACCGGCTCGACACGGACATCGAGGGGGCGTTCAACGGGGAGGTCGACTCGTTGCTCGTCCTCACCGGAGTCACCGACGGGGCGCAGCTGCTCGCCGCGCCACCGCAGCACCGGCCGACATACGTGGACCGCGACCTGCGCGGGATGCTCACCGGGCAGCCCGAGGTCACCGCGGACGGCGGGGGTTTCCGCTGCGGCGGGTGGACGGCGGCTGCGGGCGCCGAAAGACTGGAGCTGTCGGGGGAGGGCGAAAACCTGGACGGGCTGCGGGCGTTGTGCGCGGCGGCCTGGTCGGCTGCGGGTGCAGGGGTCTGCCAGCTGGACGCCGGCAAGGCGCTGGCGCGGCTGGGACTGTGA
- a CDS encoding iron ABC transporter permease, whose translation MLVDSVPGQRAQTAAAPPSRRAASRAAGLLAALVLLLLVAVASIAVGAKELSVAQVWHGLFADSGTYADVVVDERLSRTVLGLLVGAALGLSGAVLQALTRNPLADPGLLGINAGASAAVVTAITFFGVTSLNGYVWFAFFGAAAVGALVWFLGGSRGATPVRLALAGTAISAALYGYLQAVMIMDDAALARMRFWTVGSLSSATEGTVRQVLPFLVVGTLLAFVLARPLNAVAMGDDTARALGADLTRTRALSMLAATVLSGAATAACGPIVFVGLMVPHVVRSFTGPDLRWIMPYAAVLSPVLLLGSDVVGRVVARPSEVQVGIVTAIIGGPVFVFLVRRRRTAQL comes from the coding sequence GTGTTGGTCGACAGTGTTCCCGGACAGCGTGCGCAGACCGCCGCCGCGCCCCCGAGCCGGCGGGCGGCGTCGCGGGCCGCGGGGCTCCTCGCCGCCCTGGTGCTCCTCCTGCTGGTGGCGGTGGCGAGCATCGCCGTCGGCGCCAAGGAGTTGTCGGTCGCACAGGTCTGGCACGGGCTGTTCGCGGATTCGGGGACGTACGCGGACGTCGTCGTCGACGAGCGGCTGTCGCGGACCGTTCTGGGGCTGCTCGTGGGGGCCGCCCTCGGTCTGTCCGGGGCCGTGCTGCAGGCGCTGACGCGCAATCCGCTGGCCGACCCCGGGCTGCTCGGCATCAACGCGGGCGCGTCGGCGGCCGTCGTCACCGCCATCACCTTCTTCGGCGTCACCAGCCTCAACGGCTATGTGTGGTTCGCGTTCTTCGGCGCGGCGGCGGTCGGTGCGCTGGTCTGGTTCCTCGGCGGCAGCCGCGGGGCCACACCGGTGCGGCTCGCGCTCGCCGGCACCGCGATCAGCGCCGCCCTCTACGGCTACCTCCAGGCCGTGATGATCATGGACGACGCGGCGCTCGCCCGGATGCGTTTCTGGACCGTGGGCTCGCTGTCCTCGGCGACCGAGGGCACCGTCCGGCAGGTGCTGCCCTTCCTGGTGGTCGGCACGCTGCTCGCGTTCGTGCTCGCCCGGCCGCTGAACGCCGTGGCCATGGGCGACGACACGGCGAGGGCGCTAGGCGCCGACCTCACCCGCACCCGGGCGCTGTCGATGCTCGCCGCGACCGTGCTGAGCGGCGCCGCGACCGCCGCCTGCGGGCCGATCGTGTTCGTCGGCCTGATGGTCCCGCACGTCGTCCGCTCGTTCACCGGCCCCGACCTGCGCTGGATCATGCCGTACGCGGCGGTCCTGTCGCCGGTGCTGCTGCTCGGCTCGGACGTCGTCGGCCGGGTCGTGGCCCGCCCGTCGGAGGTCCAGGTGGGCATCGTGACCGCGATCATCGGCGGCCCGGTCTTCGTCTTTCTCGTACGACGGCGCAGGACGGCCCAACTGTGA
- a CDS encoding iron chelate uptake ABC transporter family permease subunit: protein MRGPGGLSVRLDLRALVVVVLLVVAALAASVVLIGTGDFPISSGDVVRTLLGHGDAGQEFVVDELRLPRVLVGLLVGASLGLGGALFQAVSRNPLGSPDVLGLGQGATAGALVMIVLFSGSATQVTVGALVGGLVTGALIYLLAWRRGVHGYRLVLVGIGVSAVATAVNGYLMTKADFVDAARAIVWMTGTLDGRDWKQVWPLLALTCVLVPLVLAHARGLRMTEMGDDVSHALGVRVERVRLVMMVAAVLLTASATAAAGPVSFVALTAPQLARRLTRSPGPNLVPSLCMGAALLVTADLAAQRLFGAGQLPVGVVTGVLGGVYLLWLLVTERRAGRI from the coding sequence CTGCGCGGGCCGGGTGGGCTGTCCGTCCGGCTGGATTTGCGGGCGCTCGTCGTCGTCGTGCTGCTGGTGGTGGCCGCGCTCGCCGCGAGCGTGGTGCTGATCGGCACCGGGGACTTCCCGATCTCGTCGGGTGACGTCGTTCGGACGCTGCTCGGCCACGGCGACGCCGGGCAGGAGTTCGTCGTCGACGAACTGCGGTTGCCCCGGGTCCTCGTGGGGCTGCTCGTCGGCGCCTCGCTCGGGCTCGGCGGAGCCCTGTTCCAGGCCGTCTCGCGCAATCCGCTGGGCAGCCCCGACGTGCTGGGGCTCGGGCAGGGGGCGACGGCCGGCGCGCTCGTGATGATCGTGCTGTTCTCCGGCAGCGCCACCCAGGTGACCGTCGGCGCGCTGGTGGGAGGCCTGGTGACCGGGGCCCTCATCTACCTGCTGGCGTGGCGGCGGGGGGTGCACGGGTACCGGCTGGTGCTCGTCGGCATCGGTGTCTCGGCCGTCGCGACGGCGGTCAACGGCTATCTGATGACCAAGGCCGACTTCGTCGACGCGGCGCGCGCCATCGTGTGGATGACCGGCACCCTCGACGGCCGTGACTGGAAGCAGGTGTGGCCACTGCTCGCGCTGACCTGCGTGCTCGTGCCGCTCGTCCTCGCCCACGCGCGCGGGCTGCGGATGACGGAGATGGGCGACGACGTCTCCCACGCTCTGGGGGTGCGGGTGGAGCGGGTACGGCTGGTGATGATGGTCGCGGCGGTGCTGCTCACCGCCTCTGCCACCGCGGCCGCGGGTCCCGTCAGCTTCGTGGCGCTCACCGCACCGCAGCTCGCCCGGCGCCTGACCCGCTCGCCCGGACCGAACCTCGTGCCCTCCCTGTGCATGGGCGCCGCTCTGCTGGTCACCGCAGACCTGGCCGCGCAGCGGCTCTTCGGTGCGGGACAGCTGCCCGTGGGCGTGGTCACCGGCGTGCTGGGCGGGGTGTACCTGCTGTGGCTCCTCGTCACCGAGCGCCGGGCGGGCCGGATATGA
- a CDS encoding ABC transporter ATP-binding protein, with product MSTPAPEDHGPDDRRSIVNRLSAENVTLAYDQRVIAEELSVQIPDQSFTVIVGPNACGKSTLLRALSRMLKPHRGRVLLDGQVIQSMPAKKVARTLGLLPQSSVAPDGITVADLVGRGRYSHQGILRQWSAEDERVVRESMARTGVGELADRYVDELSGGQRQRVWIAMALAQQTPLLLLDEPTTFLDIQHQIDVLDLCAELHEEHGRTLVAVLHDLNHAARYATHLIALKGGEVIAQGTPDEVVTADLVEAVFGLRCQVIDDPETGTPLVVPAARKARAQAGRAVAAAEASAVATGVS from the coding sequence ATGAGCACTCCCGCCCCGGAAGACCATGGGCCGGACGACCGAAGGAGCATCGTGAACCGCCTGTCCGCCGAGAACGTCACCCTCGCCTACGACCAGCGGGTCATCGCCGAAGAGCTGTCGGTGCAGATACCGGACCAGTCCTTCACGGTGATCGTCGGTCCGAACGCCTGCGGCAAGTCGACGCTGCTGCGGGCGCTGTCGCGGATGCTGAAGCCGCACCGGGGGCGGGTGCTGCTCGACGGGCAGGTCATCCAGTCGATGCCCGCGAAGAAGGTCGCGCGGACGCTGGGGCTGCTGCCGCAGTCGTCCGTCGCACCCGACGGGATCACCGTCGCCGACCTCGTCGGACGGGGCCGCTACTCGCACCAGGGGATCCTGCGCCAGTGGTCGGCCGAGGACGAGAGGGTCGTGCGCGAGTCCATGGCGCGGACCGGGGTCGGCGAGCTCGCCGACCGGTATGTCGACGAGCTGTCCGGCGGTCAGCGACAGCGGGTGTGGATCGCGATGGCCCTCGCCCAGCAGACCCCGCTGCTGCTGCTCGACGAGCCGACCACGTTTCTCGACATCCAGCACCAGATCGACGTCCTCGACCTGTGCGCGGAGCTGCACGAGGAGCACGGGCGCACGCTCGTGGCCGTGCTGCACGACCTCAACCACGCGGCCCGGTACGCCACCCATCTGATCGCGCTGAAGGGCGGCGAGGTCATCGCGCAGGGCACCCCGGACGAGGTCGTCACGGCCGACCTGGTGGAGGCGGTCTTCGGGCTGCGCTGCCAGGTCATCGACGATCCGGAGACGGGGACGCCGCTGGTGGTGCCGGCGGCGCGCAAGGCGCGGGCGCAGGCCGGACGGGCCGTCGCCGCCGCAGAGGCTTCGGCGGTCGCTACAGGAGTTTCCTGA
- a CDS encoding SCP2 sterol-binding domain-containing protein — MATIEECRAALEKLSDNMSRAEGDVGAAAALDRSVSCRITDLDVTFVGRMTAGRITVHDTLQGPPRQKAEIRLTMTGDDLVALVAGELNFAKAWGSGRVKLEAGLRDLFQLRKLL; from the coding sequence ATGGCCACGATCGAGGAGTGCCGCGCCGCACTCGAGAAGCTCTCGGACAACATGAGCCGCGCCGAAGGGGACGTCGGGGCGGCCGCGGCCCTGGACCGTTCGGTGAGCTGCCGGATCACCGACCTCGACGTCACGTTCGTCGGCCGGATGACGGCAGGCCGGATCACGGTCCACGACACCCTGCAGGGCCCCCCTCGGCAGAAGGCCGAGATCCGGCTGACCATGACCGGCGACGACCTGGTCGCGCTGGTCGCCGGCGAGCTGAACTTCGCCAAGGCGTGGGGCTCCGGGCGGGTCAAACTCGAGGCCGGACTGCGTGACCTGTTCCAGCTCAGGAAACTCCTGTAG
- a CDS encoding TlyA family RNA methyltransferase, translating into MAGVARRRLDAELVRRKLARSREHAGQLIAAGRVTVGKTVATKPATQVETAAAIVVSTDADDPDYVSRGGHKLAGALETFVPRGLVVKGRRALDAGASTGGFTDVLLRAGAAHVVAVDVGYGQLAWSLRSDERVTVKDRTNVRELTLEAIDGEPVDLVVGDLSFIPLGLVLPALARCTGPDADLVMMVKPQFEVGKERLGSGGVVRSPELRAEAVRGVAGKAWELGLGVQGVTASPLPGPSGNVEYFLWLRAGAPVLDPADVDRAVAEGPR; encoded by the coding sequence GTGGCAGGAGTCGCACGTCGCCGTCTGGACGCGGAGCTGGTACGCCGCAAGCTCGCGCGTTCGCGCGAGCACGCCGGGCAGCTGATCGCCGCCGGGCGGGTCACCGTCGGCAAGACCGTCGCGACCAAGCCGGCCACACAGGTGGAGACGGCGGCCGCGATCGTCGTCTCCACCGACGCCGACGACCCCGACTACGTGTCCCGCGGCGGCCACAAGCTGGCCGGCGCGCTCGAGACCTTCGTGCCGCGCGGACTCGTGGTGAAGGGCCGGCGGGCGCTGGACGCCGGAGCCTCGACCGGCGGGTTCACGGACGTGCTGCTGCGGGCCGGGGCCGCGCACGTGGTCGCCGTCGACGTCGGATACGGACAACTCGCCTGGTCTCTGCGGAGCGATGAACGCGTCACCGTCAAGGACCGTACGAACGTACGCGAGTTGACGCTTGAAGCGATCGATGGGGAGCCTGTGGATCTTGTCGTGGGGGACTTGTCCTTCATCCCGCTGGGGCTGGTGCTGCCCGCCCTGGCACGGTGCACCGGACCGGACGCGGACCTGGTGATGATGGTCAAGCCGCAGTTCGAGGTGGGGAAGGAACGGCTCGGCAGCGGGGGCGTCGTGCGCAGTCCCGAACTGCGGGCGGAAGCCGTGCGGGGGGTGGCCGGCAAGGCGTGGGAGCTGGGACTCGGGGTGCAGGGTGTCACCGCCAGTCCGCTGCCCGGGCCGTCGGGCAATGTGGAGTATTTTCTGTGGCTTCGGGCCGGGGCTCCTGTCCTGGACCCTGCCGACGTCGACCGTGCAGTTGCGGAGGGGCCGCGGTGA
- a CDS encoding NAD kinase, producing MTVNRARTVFLLAHTGRPAAIRSAELVVKGLLREGIGVRVLEYEAADLPLPDEVELVSEATPQCLEGCELLIVLGGDGTLLRGAEFARASGVPMLGVNLGSVGFLAEAERDDLDKVVDRVVTKSYEVEERMTVDVIVHRNGDIVHTDWALNEAAVQKAGAEKLLEVVLEIDGRPVTGFGCDGIVLSTPTGSTAYAFSAGGPVVWPEVEALLMVPISAHALFAKPLVTSPNSVLAVELLPHIPPGVLWCDGRRTFELPPGARVEVRRGAVPVRLARLHHASFTDRLVAKFALPVSGWRGARH from the coding sequence GTGACCGTGAACCGAGCTCGTACTGTTTTCCTGCTCGCCCACACCGGGCGGCCGGCGGCCATCCGCAGTGCCGAGCTGGTCGTCAAGGGGCTGCTGCGTGAGGGCATCGGGGTGCGTGTCCTCGAGTACGAGGCCGCCGACCTGCCGCTGCCGGACGAGGTGGAGCTGGTCTCCGAGGCCACGCCGCAGTGCCTCGAGGGGTGCGAGCTGCTGATCGTGCTGGGCGGCGACGGCACGCTGCTGCGCGGCGCGGAGTTCGCGCGGGCCTCCGGGGTGCCGATGCTCGGCGTCAACCTCGGCTCCGTCGGCTTCCTCGCGGAGGCCGAGCGGGACGACCTGGACAAGGTCGTCGACCGGGTGGTGACGAAGTCGTACGAGGTCGAGGAGCGGATGACCGTCGACGTCATCGTGCACCGCAACGGCGACATCGTGCACACCGACTGGGCGCTGAACGAGGCGGCGGTGCAGAAGGCCGGTGCCGAGAAGCTGCTGGAGGTCGTGCTGGAGATCGACGGGCGGCCGGTCACCGGGTTCGGCTGCGACGGCATCGTCCTGTCGACCCCGACCGGTTCCACGGCGTACGCGTTCTCGGCCGGCGGTCCCGTGGTGTGGCCCGAGGTCGAGGCCCTGCTGATGGTGCCGATCAGCGCGCACGCGCTGTTCGCCAAGCCCCTGGTGACCTCGCCGAACTCGGTCCTGGCCGTGGAACTGCTGCCGCACATCCCGCCCGGCGTCCTGTGGTGCGACGGGCGGCGGACCTTCGAGCTGCCCCCGGGGGCCCGGGTCGAGGTGCGGCGGGGCGCGGTGCCGGTACGGCTGGCGCGGCTGCACCACGCGTCCTTCACCGACCGTCTCGTGGCGAAGTTCGCGCTGCCGGTGTCCGGGTGGCGCGGGGCGCGGCACTGA
- the recN gene encoding DNA repair protein RecN produces the protein MRIRSLGVIDDAVVELSPGFTAVTGETGAGKTMVVTSLGLLLGGRADPALVRIGAEKAVVEGRIALPADSSVVVRAEEAGAELDDGALLISRTVSAEGRSRAHVGGRSVPMGVLAELADELVAVHGQTDQQGLLKLSRQRQALDRYAGDAVTVPLAKYTEAYRRLRSVAGELEEIVTRARERAQEADMLRFGLEEIAGVEPRAGEDVELAEEAERLGHAEALSSAATAAHAALAADPEDPEGIDAATLVAGAQRALEAVRSHDPALAALADRIGEIGILLGDVAGELAGYAEDLDADPLRLSAVEERRAALTALTRKYGQDVNSVLAWAEQSASRLTELDGDDERIDELTAERDVLRAELGGLAQALTDARTEAAEQFAAAVTAELASLAMPHARVSFAIRQTEDPEGVEVGGRPVAYGPAGVDEVELLLAPHPGAPPRPIAKGASGGELSRVMLAVEVVFAGTDPVPTYLFDEVDAGVGGKAAVEIGRRLARLARTAQVVVVTHLPQVAAFADRQLLVEKTNDGTVTRSGVKVLEGEERIRELSRMLAGQEDSETARAHAEELLATARGDG, from the coding sequence ATGCGGATACGGTCGCTCGGAGTCATCGACGACGCGGTCGTCGAGCTGTCGCCGGGGTTCACCGCGGTCACGGGCGAGACGGGCGCGGGCAAGACCATGGTCGTCACCAGCCTCGGGCTGCTGCTGGGCGGGCGTGCCGACCCCGCGCTCGTGCGGATCGGCGCGGAGAAGGCGGTGGTCGAGGGGCGGATCGCCCTGCCCGCCGACTCCTCGGTGGTCGTCCGGGCCGAGGAGGCCGGGGCCGAACTCGACGACGGGGCGCTGCTCATCAGCCGTACCGTTTCCGCTGAAGGGCGGTCCCGGGCGCACGTGGGCGGGCGGAGCGTACCCATGGGCGTGCTCGCCGAGCTCGCGGACGAGCTGGTGGCCGTGCACGGGCAGACGGACCAGCAGGGGCTGCTGAAGCTGTCCCGGCAGCGACAGGCGCTCGACCGGTACGCGGGCGACGCGGTGACCGTGCCGCTCGCCAAGTACACGGAGGCCTACCGGCGGCTGCGGTCGGTGGCAGGCGAGCTGGAGGAGATCGTCACACGCGCGCGCGAGCGGGCCCAGGAGGCCGACATGCTGCGCTTCGGGCTCGAGGAGATCGCCGGCGTCGAGCCGCGCGCCGGCGAGGACGTGGAACTCGCGGAGGAGGCCGAGCGGCTCGGGCACGCGGAGGCGCTGTCCTCTGCCGCGACGGCCGCCCACGCCGCTCTCGCCGCCGATCCCGAGGACCCCGAGGGCATCGACGCGGCCACGCTCGTCGCGGGCGCGCAGCGAGCCCTGGAGGCCGTCAGGTCGCACGATCCGGCGCTGGCGGCGCTCGCCGACCGGATCGGGGAGATCGGGATTCTGCTGGGAGACGTGGCCGGGGAACTGGCCGGGTACGCGGAGGACCTCGACGCCGATCCGCTGCGGCTGTCGGCCGTGGAGGAGCGGCGGGCCGCGCTCACCGCGCTCACCCGCAAGTACGGGCAGGACGTGAACTCCGTCCTCGCCTGGGCCGAGCAGAGCGCTTCCCGGCTCACCGAACTGGACGGCGACGACGAACGGATCGACGAGCTGACCGCCGAGCGGGACGTCCTGCGAGCCGAACTGGGCGGCCTGGCTCAGGCGCTGACGGACGCCCGAACGGAGGCCGCCGAGCAGTTCGCCGCCGCGGTGACCGCGGAGCTGGCGTCGCTGGCGATGCCGCACGCGCGCGTGTCCTTCGCGATCCGGCAGACCGAGGACCCGGAGGGCGTCGAGGTCGGCGGACGTCCCGTCGCCTACGGGCCGGCCGGCGTGGACGAGGTCGAGCTGCTGCTCGCCCCGCACCCGGGCGCGCCGCCGCGGCCCATCGCCAAGGGAGCGTCCGGCGGTGAGCTGTCACGGGTGATGCTGGCCGTCGAGGTCGTGTTCGCGGGGACGGACCCGGTTCCGACGTATCTCTTCGACGAGGTCGACGCGGGCGTCGGCGGCAAGGCGGCCGTGGAGATCGGCCGGCGGCTGGCGCGGCTCGCGAGGACGGCGCAGGTCGTGGTCGTCACCCACCTTCCGCAGGTCGCGGCGTTCGCCGACCGGCAGCTGCTGGTGGAGAAGACCAACGACGGCACGGTGACCCGGTCCGGGGTGAAGGTCCTGGAGGGCGAGGAGCGCATCCGCGAGCTGTCGCGCATGCTCGCCGGCCAGGAGGACTCCGAGACGGCCCGTGCCCACGCGGAGGAGCTCCTCGCCACCGCCAGGGGGGACGGGTAG
- a CDS encoding glycosyltransferase family 4 protein, translating into MSSPSPYGQSSLRAVQVLGGGNAGSSAHVRSLAAGLVARGVRVTVCAPVEADHAYGFTDVGVEHVHVPRSSDPGSVAALRAACTGADLVHAHGLHASFRAVLALSGRTTPLVVTWHNRAHAEGARAHLLRLMERRVARTAAVVLGTTSDLVDRARRTGARDARLAAAALPGPRRYEHQEEAAELPASKLRAELGAVGRPLLMAVGSLDRHRGYGLLLDAARAWRRLDCTPLVVIAGEGPQWAELQRRIEDEQLPVRLLGRRGDASELLAAADLALLPGGGESRSVLAQEALHARVPLVATLTGGVRELVGDAAELVPAGDADAFSAAVVRLLGDPERCERLRDLGTRQTATWPTEDETVAQVLSVYDELTQPRPMI; encoded by the coding sequence GTGAGCAGCCCCTCGCCGTACGGCCAGTCGTCGCTGCGCGCCGTCCAGGTGCTCGGCGGAGGCAATGCCGGCAGCAGCGCACATGTGCGCTCCCTGGCAGCGGGGCTCGTCGCGCGGGGCGTGCGGGTGACGGTGTGCGCCCCCGTCGAAGCGGATCACGCCTACGGCTTCACCGATGTCGGCGTCGAACACGTGCACGTGCCGCGCAGCAGCGATCCGGGGTCGGTGGCGGCGCTCCGCGCGGCCTGCACCGGCGCCGACCTCGTCCACGCGCACGGACTGCACGCCTCCTTCCGGGCCGTCCTCGCACTCAGCGGCCGCACCACCCCGCTCGTCGTCACCTGGCACAACCGCGCGCACGCCGAGGGCGCCCGCGCCCACCTGCTGCGGCTGATGGAGCGCCGGGTCGCGAGGACGGCCGCCGTCGTCCTCGGCACCACCTCCGACCTCGTCGACCGCGCCCGGCGCACGGGAGCCCGTGACGCGCGGCTCGCCGCCGCGGCGCTGCCCGGCCCCCGCCGGTACGAACACCAGGAAGAGGCCGCGGAGCTGCCGGCCTCCAAACTGAGAGCCGAACTGGGCGCCGTCGGCCGCCCGTTGCTCATGGCGGTCGGCTCCCTGGACCGTCACCGCGGTTACGGCCTCCTGCTGGACGCCGCCCGCGCGTGGCGCCGGCTCGACTGCACGCCCCTGGTCGTGATCGCGGGCGAGGGCCCGCAGTGGGCGGAGCTCCAACGCCGCATCGAGGACGAGCAACTGCCGGTCCGCCTGCTCGGCCGGCGCGGCGACGCGAGCGAGCTGCTCGCCGCCGCCGACCTCGCGCTCCTGCCCGGCGGCGGGGAGTCGCGGTCCGTCCTGGCGCAGGAGGCCCTCCACGCCCGCGTGCCGCTCGTCGCGACGCTGACCGGCGGTGTCCGCGAACTCGTCGGGGACGCGGCGGAACTGGTGCCCGCCGGCGACGCGGACGCCTTCTCCGCCGCCGTCGTACGCCTGCTCGGCGATCCCGAACGGTGCGAGCGGCTGCGGGACCTCGGCACCCGGCAGACCGCCACCTGGCCCACCGAGGACGAGACCGTCGCCCAGGTCCTCAGCGTCTACGACGAGCTGACGCAGCCCCGGCCCATGATCTGA